From Etheostoma spectabile isolate EspeVRDwgs_2016 chromosome 8, UIUC_Espe_1.0, whole genome shotgun sequence, a single genomic window includes:
- the acsbg1 gene encoding long-chain-fatty-acid--CoA ligase ACSBG1, producing the protein MERPDEKKGDDQLENSVQELTANMQNDSEGHASVEKQNKEEELTGAPLAQAHSLWTTDVTGSVILRIEEGCPEEPVTVHQMFKASVEKYGNMYALATKKNNKWEKITFLEYYQLCRRAAKSFLKLGLKRFHGVAILGFNSAEWFFSAVGAIMAGGTMTGIYATNSPEACQYVASDSKANIIVVENQQQLDKILQIRDSLPHLKAIVQYSGHRMQKISTLYSWEEFMELGLEVSEKELDDIIASQRANQCCVLIYTSGTTGKPKGVMLSHDNITWTANHASRAGDLQPADTKQESLVSYLPLSHIAAQIYDLWAGIQWGELVYFAQPDALKGSLITTLREVCPTSHMGVPRVWEKMMEKIKQAISECGYVKKKLVTWAMSVSLEANQTCTQKDDAKPFIVTMADSLVLQRLRAELGLSCCQKFFSGAAPIGSETVQFFLGLNIWLYEAYGMSESTGPHFMSGPKAYKLPSCGKVVPGCRYKMANIDSETGEICFWGRNIFMGFLNMEDKTREALDEDGWLHSGDLGKIDGEGFLFITGRIKELIITAGGENVPPLPIEEAVKKELPIISNAMLIGDKRKFLSMFLTLKCCTNAETMEPTEELSMEAVEFCQQLGSQATKVSDIIGGKDKDVYRTIQEGINRVNAAATSNAQRIQKWTILRKDFSVSGGELGPTMKLRRPVVLEMYHEVIESLYQE; encoded by the exons ATGGAACGCCCTGATGAGAAGAAGGGAGATGATCAACTTGAGAACAG CGTTCAGGAGTTGACGGCGAACATGCAGAATGATAGCGAAGGACATGCCTCTGTAG aaaagcaaaacaaagaagaggAGTTAACTGGTGCACCTCTTGCTCAAGCTCATTCTCTGTGGACCACAGATGTTACAGGCTCAGTAATACTGAGAATAGAAGAAGGATGTCCCGAGGAACCTGTTACAGTTCACCAAATGTTCAAAGCCTCAGTTGAAAAATATGGAAACATGTACGCACTCGCcaccaagaaaaacaacaaatgggaaaAGATCACTTTTTTAGAGTATTATCAACTCTGCCGCAGAGCAGCCAAGAGCTTTTTAAAG CTTGGTTTAAAGCGATTCCATGGAGTGGCAATACTAGGATTCAATTCAGCAGAATGGTTCTTCTCTGCAGTCGGAGCCATCATGGCAGG GGGAACAATGACAGGAATTTATGCCACAAATTCACCTGAAGCTTGCCAGTATGTGGCTAGTGACTCCAAAGCCAACATTATTGTGGTGGAAAACCAACAGCAATTGGATAAAATCCTTCAG ATACGTGATAGTCTGCCCCACTTGAAAGCCATAGTACAGTACAGTGGACACCGCATGCAGAAGATCTCCACTCTTTACTCT TGGGAGGAGTTCATGGAGCTTGGTCTGGAGGTTTCTGAGAAAGAGCTGGATGATATCATTGCCAGCCAGAGGGCCAACCAATGCTGCGTCCTGATCTACACCTCTGGCACCACCGGCAAGCCAAAGGGAGTCATGCTCAGTCATGACAAT ATCACATGGACTGCCAATCATGCCAGCAGGGCCGGAGACTTGCAGCCAGCCGACACTAAACAGGAGTCACTAGTGAGCTACTTGCCTCTCAGCCACATCGCAGCTCAGATCTATGATCTCTGGGCAGGTATCCAGTGGGGTGAGCTGGTATACTTTGCACAGCCAGATGCCTTAAAG GGAAGCCTGATAACAACTCTGCGAGAAGTTTGTCCTACATCCCACATGGGTGTCCCACGAGTATGGGAGAAAATGatggagaaaataaaacaagccaTTAGTGAGTGTGGATATGTGAAAAAGAAGCTGGTGACTTGGGCAATGTCCGTCAGTCTGGAAGCCAATCAAACATGTACGCAAAA GGATGATGCGAAACCATTCATCGTCACCATGGCTGACAGCCTTGTGCTGCAGAGGCTTCGGGCTGAGCTGGGCCTGTCTTGCTGTCAGAAGTTTTTCTCTGGAGCAGCACCGATCGGTAGTGAAACAGTGCAGTTTTTCCTGGGCCTGAATATCTGGTTGTATGAAGCATATGGCATGAGTGAGAGCACAGGACCTCACTTTATGTCTGGTCCAAAAGCTTACAAACTaccaag CTGTGGTAAGGTGGTTCCTGGTTGTCGATACAAAATGGCCAACATAGACTCCGAGACAGGCGAAATTTGCTTTTGGGGACGTAACATATTCATGGGTTTCCTCAAcatggaagacaaaacaagagaagctttggatgaagatggatggctGCATTCTGGCGACCTAGGAAAGATAGACGGCGAGGGTTTCTTGTTCATCACAGGGCGAATAAAAG AGCTGATCATCACAGCTGGAGGGGAGAATGTCCCGCCTCTTCCTATAGAGGAAGCAGTGAAGAAGGAGCTACCTATCATCAGCAACGCCATGCTCATCGGGGACAAGAGGaagtttttgtcaatgtttttaacactGAAG TGTTGTACCAATGCAGAAACCATGGAGCCAACAGAGGAGCTGAGCATGGAGGCTGTGGAGTTTTGCCAACAGCTAGGAAGCCAAGCAACCAAGGTGTCTGACATCATTGGCGGAAAAGACAAAGACGTGTACCGGACCATTCAAGAAGGAATCAACAGGGTCAACGCTGCAGCCACCTCTAATGCCCAGCGCATACAAAAGTGGACTATTCTAAGAAAGGACTTCTCTGTTTCTGGAGGAGAGCTGG GTCCCACCATGAAGCTCCGTCGCCCTGTTGTCTTGGAGATGTACCATGAGGTCATTGAGAGCCTCTATCAGGAGTAG
- the LOC116694792 gene encoding ras-related protein Rab-8B — MAKTYDYLFKLLLIGDSGVGKTCLLFRFSEDSFNTTFISTIGIDFKIRTIELDGKRVKLQIWDTAGQERFRTITTAYYRGAMGIMLVYDICNEKSFENIKNWIRNIEEHASSDVEKMILGNKCDMADRRQVSKDRGEKLAIDYGVKFLETSAKSSLNVEEAFYNMGRDILHNLSSKTTDNNAGGSGKPVKITEKKSKRIKLFKCSLL; from the exons ATGGCGAAAACGTACGATTATCTATTTAAACTGTTGCTCATCGGAGACAGCGGAGTAGGCAAGACATGTCTGCTGTTTAGATTCAGCGAGGACTCCTTCAATACCACCTTCATATCTACAATAG GAATAGACTTCAAAATCAGAACAATAGAGCTTGATGGAAAGAGAGTCAAACTTCAAATTTG GGATACTGCAGGGCAGGAGAGGTTTCGCACCATCACTACAGCTTACTACAGAGGAGCAATG GGCATTATGTTGGTCTATGACATCTGCAATGAGAAGTcctttgaaaacataaaaaactggATTAGAAATATTGAAGAG CATGCCTCGTCTGATGTAGAGAAGATGATCCTGGGTAACAAATGTGACATGGCTGACAGGAGACAAGTGTCCAAAGACAGAGGTGAAAAA CTGGCTATTGATTATGGAGTTAAGTTCTTGGAAACCAGTGCAAAGTCTAGTCTAAACGTAGAAGAG GCTTTTTATAACATGGGAAGGGACATATTACACAATCTGAGCTCAAAGACA ACTGACAACAATGCTGGAGGATCGGGAAAACCAGTCAAGATCACAGAGAAAAAGTCAAAGAGGATAAAATTGTTCAAGTGTTCGCTCCTCTAG
- the rps27l gene encoding 40S ribosomal protein S27-like isoform X2 → MCVRNILLRSNFGPRITLARDLLHPTIEHERRQHKKKRLVQSPNSYFMDVKCPGCYKITTVFSHAQTVVLCVGCSTVLCQSKGGKARLTEGCSFRRKQH, encoded by the exons ATGTGTGTGCGAAATATCCTGTTGCGGAGTAATTTCGGGCCTAGAATAACA CTGGCCAGAGACCTCCTCCACCCTACTATTGAACATGAGAGAAgacaacataaaaagaaaagacttgtTCAGAGTCCTAACTCCTACTTTATGGACGTAAAGTGCCCAG GCTGCTACAAGATCACCACAGTGTTCAGCCATGCCCAGACTGTGGTACTTTGCGTGGGATGCTCAACTGTGTTGTGTCAGTCAAAAGGGggaaaggccagactgacagaaG GTTGCTCTTTCCGGAGGAAGCAGCACTAA
- the dnaja gene encoding dnaJ homolog subfamily A member 4, which translates to MVHETGFYDLLGVSPRASQEELKKAYRKLALKYHPDKNPNEGEKFKLISQAYEVLSNPEKRELYDQGGEQAIKEGGMSGGTSPMDMFNMFFGGGGRMQRERRGKNVVHQLSVTLEEMYKGSTRKLGLQKSVICEKCEGYGGKKGALEKCSTCKGRGVQVKVQQIGPGMIQQIQSMCADCQGQGEKFNAKDRCKNCNGRKVERKKKVLEVHIDKGMRDGQKITFNGEGDQEPGLEPGDVIIVLDQKEHPVFQRKDDDLIMKMNIKLAEALCGFKKTIQTLDDRMLIISSQPGEVIKHNDIKCVQNEGMPIYRDPYDRGQLIISFQVEFPEKHWLPEHLMFQLERLLPPREDVMITDDMEEVQLCEVDVQTQRSTSREAYEEDEEGPRSGVQCQTQ; encoded by the exons ATGGTTCACGAAACCGGCTTCTACGATCTGTTGGGTGTCAGCCCCAGAGCTTCACAGGAGGAACTCAAAAAAGCCTACAGAAAACTCGCATTAAAATATCACCCCGACAAGAACCCGAATGAAGGAGAGAAG TTCAAGCTTATATCTCAAGCATATGAAGTGCTGTCAAACCCAGAGAAGAGAGAGTTGTATGACCAAGGAGGAGAACAAGCGATTAAAGAGGGAGGCATGAGTGGAGGAACTTCCCCAATGGACATGTTCAACATGTTCTTCGGAGGTGGAGGAaggatgcagagagagagaagag GGAAGAATGTTGTCCACCAGCTTAGTGTTACACTGGAGGAGATGTACAAAGGCAGCACCAGGAAGCTTGGACTTCAAAAGAGTGtaatttgtgaaaaatgtgaag GCTATGGTGGTAAGAAAGGTGCCTTGGAGAAGTGCTCAACTTGCAAAGGAAGAGGCGTACAAGTCAAGGTGCAACAGATTGGACCAGGCATGATTCAGCAGATCCAAAGCATGTGTGCTGACTGCCAGGGACAGGGCGAGAAATTTAACGCTAAAGACCGCTGCAAGAACTGCAATGGACGCAAAGTAGAACGCAAGAAGAAAGTTCTTGAAGTTCACATTGACAAAG gTATGAGAGATGGTCAGAAAATTACATTCAATGGAGAAGGTGACCAAGAACCTGGACTGGAGCCTGGGGATGTAATCATTGTTCTGGATCAGAAGGAGCACCCAGTGTTCCAAAGAAAAGACGATGATTTGATAATGAAGATGAACATCAAACTTGCTGAAGCTCTGTGTGGTTTTAAGAAGACCATTCAAACACTGGATGACAGAATGCTAATTATCAGCTCACAGCCAG GTGAAGTAATCAAGCACAATGACATCAAATGTGTTCAAAACGAGGGCATGCCAATTTACAGGGATCCTTATGACAGAGGACAGCTTATCATTAGTTTCCAG GTGGAATTTCCAGAGAAACACTGGCTCCCAGAGCATCTCATGTTCCAGCTGGAAAGACTGCTTCCTCCTAGGGAGGATGTGATGATTACTGATGACATGGAGGAGGTGCAGCTCTGTGAGGTGGATGTGCAGACACAGAGAAGCACCAGCAGGGAAGCTtatgaggaagatgaagaaggtCCCAGAAGCGGAGTGCAATGTCAGACGCAGTGA
- the rps27l gene encoding 40S ribosomal protein S27-like isoform X1 encodes MSLKAILYSQYSVMACPFLKLQYCTAPLSVLSNQPHVKESQRRRLKMPLARDLLHPTIEHERRQHKKKRLVQSPNSYFMDVKCPGCYKITTVFSHAQTVVLCVGCSTVLCQSKGGKARLTEGCSFRRKQH; translated from the exons ATGTCATTAAAGGCCATTCTCTATTCTCAATATTCAGTTATGGCATGTCCCTTCTTGAAACTGCAGTACtgcacagctcctctttctGTTCTGTCCAACCAGCCCCACGTGAAGGAAAGCCAGCGTCGCAGGTTGAAAATGCCT CTGGCCAGAGACCTCCTCCACCCTACTATTGAACATGAGAGAAgacaacataaaaagaaaagacttgtTCAGAGTCCTAACTCCTACTTTATGGACGTAAAGTGCCCAG GCTGCTACAAGATCACCACAGTGTTCAGCCATGCCCAGACTGTGGTACTTTGCGTGGGATGCTCAACTGTGTTGTGTCAGTCAAAAGGGggaaaggccagactgacagaaG GTTGCTCTTTCCGGAGGAAGCAGCACTAA